A single genomic interval of Zingiber officinale cultivar Zhangliang chromosome 4A, Zo_v1.1, whole genome shotgun sequence harbors:
- the LOC121969840 gene encoding eukaryotic translation initiation factor 4E-1-like, translating into MMAVDNGIPTTIEKANGEGGELEEGEIVGNSAMGEAEPRQGAEGEDEDGDAGEQDDCGSQRKQVEIHPLEHSWTFWFDNHVGKSKQVAWGSTIRAVYTFSTAEDFWGVYNNINHPNKLPIGADFHCFKLGIEPKWEDPICANGGKWTLSCSKGKVDNLWLNTLLAMIGEQFDHGDEICGAVVNLRAKQEKISIWTKDGLNEAAQTSIGRQWKEHLDYNEPIGFILHDDAKKQDRFAKSRYTV; encoded by the exons ATGATGGCGGTTGACAACGGCATTCCGACGACAATAGAGAAGGCCAATGGTGAAGGGGGTGAGTTGGAGGAAGGGGAAATCGTAGGAAATTCTGCGATGGGGGAAGCGGAGCCGCGGCAGGGAGCGGAGGGCGAGGATGAGGACGGCGACGCCGGCGAGCAAGATGACTGTGGATCACAGAGGAAGCAGGTCGAGATCCACCCGTTAGAGCATTCCTGGACTTTCTGGTTTGATAATCACGTCGGCAAATCAAAGCAGGTCGCGTGGGGCAGCACCATCCGAGCTGTCTACACCTTCTCCACCGCTGAGGATTTCTGGGG TGTCTACAACAATATAAACCATCCAAACAAGTTGCCTATTGGAGCAGACTTCCATTGTTTCAAACTAGGAATAGAGCCGAAGTGGGAGGACCCTATCTGTGCGAATGGAGGAAAATGGACCCTAAGTTGCTCAAAAGGAAAAGTTGATAATTTGTGGTTAAACACT TTATTGGCTATGATTGGTGAGCAATTTGACCATGGTGATGAGATATGTGGAGCAGTTGTGAATTTACGAGCAAAGCAGGAGAAAATTTCTATCTGGACAAAGGATGGCCTGAATGAAGCAGCTCAG ACGAGCATTGGGAGGCAATGGAAGGAGCACTTGGACTACAATGAACCTATCGGATTTATACTTCAT GACGATGCAAAAAAGCAAGATAGATTCGCCAAAAGTAGATACACTGTCTGA